The Tenebrio molitor chromosome 2, icTenMoli1.1, whole genome shotgun sequence DNA segment TCTCCCGCCGGATACTTTACCATCGTGTCGGTGTACTCGATCAGCTTGTCCTCGGACACGTCGTTGATCTTCTTCGCCTCCTTCAGCAGGTCCCTGAGAAAGTTCTGAGAGATGTGATTAGTGGTAGCGTGTCGGTCGCCGAGCTCCTTACCTTGAGCTCGTCGGCCTCGATGTAACCGCTGCCGTCGGTGTCGTACTCGCGCCAGATCTGCAACAGAGCGATCAGACCCCAAGCGCGACCCGCCGAAGGTTACCTTCATGAACTCCACGCTGGATTCCAGCGGGTTGTCGAAGCGGAAGAGCAGCAGGAAGTTCTCTTCCATCGGCAGCAGCTGGGCCAGCTGTAACGACACGCTTAAAACGTGGGGACTCCTCCGGGGGACTCACCTCGCGGATGTCGATCTTGCCGTCCTGGTTGTCGTCGTAGGCCTCCATGAAGCACGCCTTCAGCTCCACCAGCATGTCGTCGGACACGGCCTACGCAAGAAACGGTCACGAGACCATCGCGGACTTGGGGGTACTACTCACTTCCGGACCCACGTCGGTGGCGTTGGCGCTCGACACAAACTCCCTCAAGAACCCGTCCAACTCCGTCCCCTCGATGTAGCCGTTGCCTGAAATGGGTCAGAGAACGTCTCAAGAGCCGCGCCAATTAGTGTGAAAGGTGAAATATTGGTCGAGGCGCATTCTTTGCGTTTTTCTATCGGTGAGATCACTTTCACCGCAAATCCACACCGGTTTCTACTGGTTACGCGAGACAACTCGCGATCCCAACAAGGGAACATTCGCCCCCAGAGGGTGGCACAACCCGTCGCGGTCGGGAAACTTCCCTCGACAATATTTCAGGCGAAGGATAATCTCCGCCAGGATTAAATCTCGGGTCGCGTCCACTTCTGCCACAACGAGCCAGGGACAAAACAACTCCCTACTCACCGTCCTTGTCGTAGTGACTCCAGACTTCCATAAACTGATTTGCCGAAAGTTTCTTGAGTTCGCGGGAATGGGGGTCGCGATATTGCCTCATGAAGTTTGTTGCTTTTTCCAAGTTGAGCCGTTTGCTGTTAATCTGATCCGCCTGGGCCGTCATCTCTGCGATAATTCTGAGAAGAGAAAACAAGATTAGTGCTCCTGAGCCGATTTGGCGACGCCCACGCGCGATACTCTCCAAGTTTTTGTTGGCTCATCAAGCGAAATAGAAATCGGGTGGTAAAT contains these protein-coding regions:
- the Cbp53E gene encoding calbindin-32 isoform X2; translation: MSFNSKKSIGPPFMDARHVTPHRSVLEAFNIGEDRRGSPWNSRSRIIAEMTAQADQINSKRLNLEKATNFMRQYRDPHSRELKKLSANQFMEVWSHYDKDGNGYIEGTELDGFLREFVSSANATDVGPEAVSDDMLVELKACFMEAYDDNQDGKIDIRELAQLLPMEENFLLLFRFDNPLESSVEFMKIWREYDTDGSGYIEADELKNFLRDLLKEAKKINDVSEDKLIEYTDTMLQVFDSNKDGRLQLSEMAKLLPVKENFLCRQVFKGATKLTKDDIERVFALYDRDNNGTIENEELRGFLKDLLELVKKDYDAQDLLDFEETILRGVDYNQDGKINKKELTMILLAIAKHNQEEEASA
- the Cbp53E gene encoding calbindin-32 isoform X3 gives rise to the protein MTAQADQINSKRLNLEKATNFMRQYRDPHSRELKKLSANQFMEVWSHYDKDGNGYIEGTELDGFLREFVSSANATDVGPEAVSDDMLVELKACFMEAYDDNQDGKIDIRELAQLLPMEENFLLLFRFDNPLESSVEFMKIWREYDTDGSGYIEADELKNFLRDLLKEAKKINDVSEDKLIEYTDTMLQVFDSNKDGRLQLSEMAKLLPVKENFLCRQVFKEGIEGATKLTKDDIERVFALYDRDNNGTIENEELRGFLKDLLELVKKDYDAQDLLDFEETILRGVDYNQDGKINKKELTMILLAIAKHNQEEEASA
- the Cbp53E gene encoding calbindin-32 isoform X1, with protein sequence MSFNSKKSIGPPFMDARHVTPHRSVLEAFNIGEDRRGSPWNSRSRIIAEMTAQADQINSKRLNLEKATNFMRQYRDPHSRELKKLSANQFMEVWSHYDKDGNGYIEGTELDGFLREFVSSANATDVGPEAVSDDMLVELKACFMEAYDDNQDGKIDIRELAQLLPMEENFLLLFRFDNPLESSVEFMKIWREYDTDGSGYIEADELKNFLRDLLKEAKKINDVSEDKLIEYTDTMLQVFDSNKDGRLQLSEMAKLLPVKENFLCRQVFKEGIEGATKLTKDDIERVFALYDRDNNGTIENEELRGFLKDLLELVKKDYDAQDLLDFEETILRGVDYNQDGKINKKELTMILLAIAKHNQEEEASA